The Thermus filiformis genome contains a region encoding:
- the rimO gene encoding 30S ribosomal protein S12 methylthiotransferase RimO has product MGKVGFVSLGCPKALVDSEQIISRLKALGYETSPTYEEAELVIVNTCGFITPAVEESLEAIGEALRENGKVVVTGCLGARPEVIRERHPQVLEVTGPGEVERVLEAVQRVLPPRRDPLLDLVPPQVKLTPRHYAYLKIAEGCDHRCSFCIIPKLRGRLRSRDAAEVLAEAARLVATGTKELLLIAQDLSAYGVDLGHRESFWGDRLVRAHLVDLLSAMSELGAWIRLHYVYPYPHVKDLLPLMAEGKVLPYLDVPFQHASPRILRAMRRPGGAESHLRTLEAWRKEVPHLAVRSSFIVGFPGETEEDFALLLDFLREARLDWVGVFTYSEVEGAEANALPGHVPEEVKEERKARLLELQQGISLEKNRALVGRTLEVLVDELPEPGLALARSYRESPGIDGVVHLETDGTVRVGERVRARVVDAGPYDLYAVVE; this is encoded by the coding sequence ATGGGCAAAGTGGGATTCGTGAGCCTGGGCTGCCCCAAGGCCCTGGTGGACTCGGAGCAGATCATTTCCCGGCTGAAGGCCCTGGGGTACGAGACCAGCCCCACCTACGAGGAGGCGGAGCTCGTCATCGTCAACACCTGCGGCTTCATCACCCCGGCGGTGGAGGAGTCCTTGGAGGCCATCGGGGAGGCCCTTAGGGAGAACGGGAAGGTGGTGGTCACCGGCTGCTTAGGGGCGCGGCCCGAGGTGATCCGCGAGCGGCACCCCCAGGTCCTGGAGGTCACGGGCCCCGGGGAGGTGGAGCGGGTCTTGGAGGCGGTGCAGAGGGTCCTTCCCCCCAGGCGGGACCCCCTTTTGGACCTCGTCCCTCCCCAGGTCAAGCTCACCCCCCGGCACTACGCTTACCTGAAGATCGCCGAGGGGTGCGACCACCGCTGCAGCTTCTGCATCATCCCCAAGCTTAGGGGCCGCCTTCGCTCCCGGGACGCCGCCGAGGTCCTGGCGGAGGCGGCCCGGCTCGTGGCCACCGGGACGAAGGAGCTTCTCCTCATCGCCCAGGATCTCTCCGCCTACGGGGTGGACCTGGGCCACCGGGAAAGCTTTTGGGGGGACCGCTTGGTCCGGGCCCACCTGGTGGACCTCCTTTCGGCCATGTCGGAGCTTGGGGCCTGGATCCGGCTCCACTACGTCTACCCCTACCCCCACGTAAAGGACCTCCTCCCCCTGATGGCCGAGGGGAAGGTGCTTCCCTATTTGGACGTCCCCTTCCAGCACGCCTCGCCCCGGATCCTCAGGGCCATGCGGAGGCCCGGGGGGGCGGAAAGCCACCTTAGGACCCTCGAGGCCTGGCGCAAGGAGGTGCCCCACCTGGCGGTGCGGAGCTCCTTCATCGTGGGCTTCCCCGGCGAGACGGAGGAGGACTTCGCCCTCCTTCTGGACTTCCTCCGGGAGGCCCGGCTGGACTGGGTGGGGGTCTTCACCTACTCCGAGGTGGAGGGGGCCGAGGCCAACGCCCTCCCCGGCCACGTCCCCGAGGAGGTGAAGGAGGAGCGGAAGGCCCGGCTTCTGGAGCTCCAGCAAGGGATCAGCCTGGAGAAGAACCGCGCCCTGGTGGGCCGGACTTTGGAGGTCCTGGTGGACGAGCTTCCCGAGCCGGGCCTGGCCCTGGCCCGGAGCTACCGGGAGTCCCCGGGGATTGACGGGGTGGTCCACCTGGAGACGGACGGGACGGTCCGGGTGGGGGAGAGGGTGCGGGCCCGCGTGGTGGACGCGGGTCCTTACGACCTGTACGCGGTGGTAGAGTAG
- the trkA gene encoding Trk system potassium transporter TrkA — protein MYIVIAGGGEVGSELARTLEKAHEVVVIDRNPNTKGRLSALDVRVLVGSATDPDVLREAKVDLADLFIASTDSDEVNLLASLLAKGLGAKEALCFVGKGGYVEVLSDPRTAEILGTRIDRVLWPQRAMAREIVEVILVPGAVDTETLAEGRLRFVEYRVEEGGPYAHRILAEMDWPEGVLVVGVVREGTFLSRAHPDFPTLVLEPGDKILFVTTQLGFTGLQACFAPKVRVRRVMVIGGGNVGYMVARELLERRLQVVVIEPSPERCEWLASELPGALVVQGDGTDLELLEAEGMAEADAVVAVTDNDEKNLLASLLAKQMGVRKVITRVSRSENRRLFEQVGIDLPLTPRQAAVREVLDWLGPENVEHLAVMDESIELLEVDLPEHFPPTPLARLQGPEAVVVALERGHRVVLAREDLEAAPGDKLFLVAAKEASDEVVARFLQA, from the coding sequence ATGTACATCGTCATCGCCGGGGGTGGGGAGGTGGGCTCGGAGCTCGCCCGCACCCTGGAGAAGGCCCACGAGGTGGTGGTCATAGACCGCAACCCGAACACCAAGGGCCGGCTCTCCGCCTTGGACGTGCGGGTCTTGGTGGGCTCCGCCACCGACCCCGACGTTCTGCGGGAGGCCAAGGTGGACCTGGCCGACCTCTTCATCGCCAGCACCGACTCGGACGAGGTTAACCTCCTGGCCTCCCTCCTGGCCAAGGGCCTGGGGGCGAAGGAGGCCTTGTGCTTCGTGGGGAAGGGGGGGTATGTGGAGGTCCTCTCCGACCCCCGCACCGCGGAGATCCTGGGCACCCGGATTGACCGGGTCCTCTGGCCCCAGCGGGCCATGGCCCGGGAGATCGTGGAGGTCATCCTCGTCCCCGGGGCGGTGGACACGGAGACCCTGGCCGAGGGGCGGCTCCGCTTCGTGGAGTACCGGGTGGAGGAGGGGGGGCCTTACGCCCACCGTATCCTGGCGGAGATGGACTGGCCGGAGGGGGTTCTGGTGGTGGGGGTGGTGCGGGAGGGGACCTTCCTTTCCCGGGCCCACCCGGACTTTCCCACCCTGGTCCTGGAACCCGGGGACAAGATCCTCTTCGTCACCACCCAGCTGGGCTTCACCGGCCTCCAGGCCTGCTTCGCCCCCAAGGTGCGGGTGCGGCGGGTCATGGTCATCGGGGGCGGGAACGTGGGGTACATGGTGGCGCGGGAGCTTTTGGAGCGGCGCCTTCAGGTGGTGGTGATTGAGCCCAGCCCAGAGCGGTGCGAGTGGCTGGCCTCGGAGCTCCCGGGGGCCCTGGTCGTCCAGGGGGACGGGACGGACCTGGAGCTTCTGGAGGCCGAGGGGATGGCGGAGGCGGACGCGGTGGTGGCGGTGACGGACAACGACGAGAAGAACCTCCTGGCCTCCCTTTTGGCCAAGCAGATGGGGGTGCGGAAGGTGATCACCCGGGTTTCCCGCTCGGAGAACCGGCGCCTCTTTGAGCAGGTGGGGATAGACCTGCCCCTCACCCCCCGCCAGGCGGCGGTGCGCGAGGTCCTGGACTGGCTGGGCCCGGAGAACGTGGAGCACCTGGCGGTGATGGACGAGAGCATAGAGCTTTTGGAGGTGGACCTCCCCGAGCACTTTCCCCCCACGCCTTTAGCCCGGCTCCAGGGGCCGGAGGCGGTGGTGGTGGCCTTGGAGCGGGGGCACCGGGTGGTCCTGGCCAGGGAGGACCTCGAGGCCGCCCCTGGGGACAAGCTCTTCCTGGTGGCGGCCAAGGAGGCCTCGGATGAAGTCGTGGCGCGCTTCCTCCAGGCGTAG